From the Candoia aspera isolate rCanAsp1 chromosome 3, rCanAsp1.hap2, whole genome shotgun sequence genome, the window ACCCCAGGGGATAAAAAACACTTGTGTTTTCTTGGGAAATTATGCAACCCCCCAACAAACaatccaaacaacaacaacaaactgtaaCAAAGTGAATGATGTACTATAGGgatactaaaaagaaaagaaatatacaactGCTTTGTCAAATATCAAACCTGCATTTCTAACTTAGGGGAATTAAGTCCATTCATGTTACTTTTTAGGAACCAGCATTTGAGCAACAAGTAATCAAAGAAGTATGCAACATTGCCctttatactttaaaaagtaaacCAAAAGTGGTTCTGATATTATACAATCACTAAGTAATCAAAATGGAGTCTGCCCTTGCATTTATACACAAAGAAAACACCAAATATTTGTACCTCTTCCCAACTGAGGTAGGTTTTCAGGCACTTCAACACATCTCCTTTTGCACGCTGTCTAGCTACTAACTGGATTGCTTTGTTGATCACACTTTCAGAGGAGAATACTTCACTCCATATGTTTGCAATAAACAGTATCAATTGGTCAGATCTTGGGAAATCTGgcagggagaaagagaaattgaagcaaaagaaaaaaaaatatgacatcCCAGTTTGGGGGGGGTGTGTGtggcaggaggctgtgagttctagttctgcctcaggcacaaaagccggctgggtgactttgtgccagtcactcttgctcagtccaacccatctcacagggttgttgttgtgggaaaaaaaaatcagaggcaggagtattaggtacatttgctgccttgatttatatataaaaaggcgggataaaaatataataataataataataataataataataataataataataatgaggtcTGCAACAAAATGGTGCAGTGTATCCTCACTCCCTAAGAGAAATGTTCCTGTTCAGACTGTGTGCAGCCAGCCATCCCTTCCTTCAGTGATAATATAAGACCCAGGGTTTAAAAGAGAACTGGGTAATCTGCAGCCCTCAGTGTAATGGTTGTGGTCCCTACAGCACTCCAGATCAAGCCGCTAAAATTTTCTATTgatccaattttattttaaaaaggggcaAAATGAATGAGTTAAGCTCTGCAACTACTCCAATCCTTACCCCTACAATCATGAAAGCTTTTCATACAGGCCAAAATTCCAGCCCCATCCTTTGCAGAGATCTCGTCACCAGTAACTATCCCTATGGCTGTCAGagccagaacatttttttaaaacatgaaacttATCAAGGGCTGCCCACTGAGGTTTTAAATAAAAGCAGGCCCCCAGTCTGGACGTCTGAACGGGCTCACTATCAGCTTCCCATCACAGGCAAAGCAGAAGAAAGGTAGGAAATCATTCCAACCTAATAGTTTGTAATTAGAGCAGGATCACAGACTGCTCCTGACTGAAAAACATGGTTCAGGGTTGagaatttttgtaaataaatgccAGTCAAATGATCTGAAGCAGTATACTGCATGTTTGTGAGGGATAAAGAGTGTTATTCACAGGAGGCTTTTAGTCCTATCTCTCTAACTAACTGCAATATCTAATTTGTACTATGCTTCTGAATCTTCTAGATTTATGGTAGCTTATAACAACAAATAAAACCCAAATTATACTATACCTTCCTTAAGTAGAGTGTAGCAAAACAGGCGTGCTTTTTCTAAGTCTCCAAGCTGACAGCATATTCCAACATAGACCCTGCAGAGGGCCTGAATGTAATTGTGGCCCAAGGACATCTTTTGTTTTTTCAGCTTAGTTAGAATAGCCTGTAAAGCTGGCTCGGCCAAGGACTATAAATCAAAACAGTATTTACCTTTGAGTTTATTTCAAAAAGTATCATTATAATGAGAAATCAATAATAAACTGAACAGATACAACAGTGATCTTCAGCAATTTATCATAGGCAAGAATTGAACAAGAATAGCCTCAGTGctaagatgcagctgctttagaGCTGTTGACAGATGCTACATAAACGACCCTCTGTGCTCCACAgcatcttttcccctttgaatccaaagcactgcacagccctggtCTGTATCTCTCACTAAATACAATACAGAAGGATCTATTTTTTGGacttttctcctgcatttttactTAGATCCAATGTCAGCTGTGGAAGAGCTGTAGTCACATAAAGGACTTAAATAAGCAGAACTCACTAGCCCTCTTCTTTTGCTTCTAGCAACTACTGtatcatgatttatggttttcaAATATAGCAGTTGGCGCTTCCTATTTCCACTTTCTGATGGCACCAAAGTATGGAAAAGTATTTTAATTGACAAAGTTCAGTGTTATACCCTCTATATTGCTGGAAGCAGCTTTAAAATCATCCATTTGTGGAAAGACACCATCCATGAAAGTCAGATGGCACTGAACCCATAAAGTATCTGCTACTGTACTGTAATTTTCATTATGGATCTTGAGAATTGCATCCTTTCCTTGAGTCAGTTTTAGGTCATCAATTATAACCTTTAAGAATTGGTTAATAACACTCTGAAAGCTGCTACATTTTTAAACACAGTTATTATCACACTGATAGCAGCattgtaaaacttttaaaaaaatattttgaatggttGATTGACTAAGAAATGTTGTTTATACAGGGAGGTCTGACAGGCTGTTAAGTAGTAATTTAACAGCAGTTGGTTCCTATCAAGTCAACTGGTGTCTTAGTTGTACTGACAACTCATGCCAGCGTTTGTCCCATAAAACCTTTACCTGCAGCCCTCAGAAACTGTGACAAACCACTGAGAGATGGTGCTGTGATttcccaaaggaaaagaaaaagaaatctgctggGCCAACCTTCATTCAGGCTCAAGATCACCTCCAAATACCCCCAGCCTTCAAAATGATTCTCCTGAAATTCCGGCCATACCTACCTAGGGGATGTTACTGTATCATCTCCCATTCCCACTATGATCTTTAGCTGCTAATTCTTGTTTTTATATCAAGTCTTTGCTTATAAAAAAATTAGTCCTCTCTGGATGATTCGGTTCAAATCTGATGCAGTCTGTGCTAGACATGGGTGAGATATATGAGGAACAGATGGAAACAGGAAGATGGTTCTCGGGAGGGCCATAGCACAGTAGTAGTGTATAAACACTGTATGCAGAACAtcctggattcattcattcattcatttatttatttttcaaatttctatcaccgtccatctcccccaaaaggggactcatTCCCAAACATCTCCAGTTAGAAGTGGTTTCTGCTTGGGGGTTTGAAAAGCCACTGCTTTTTCAGAGTAGACCAAACTAGATTACACGGCCTATGGATGTGATATTGTAAAAAACCCTACACATACGTCTAATCACACAACTGCAGCCCTGCCGCTGAAACAAGATGGAATTCATGCAAAGATATTAATACCAACAAAAGTCAGAAGTTAAACTAAACAGTTTAAGATCTTAAAATAGAAGCCAACAccaatgtttttgaactttgattACAGTACACAGTAGTTCTCCATCAAGAGGGAAGGCCAACCTTTGATACGTGTGATAGAGCCTAAAGGAGGCAAAACGTTCAAATGTGGGATACGAATTTTTAAGCAAATAGCACTTCGTTCCTATAGCTGAAATTTGCATGGACTGAAAGCTGTCCTGCACAGCACTATGTAATGCACATTGGATTTATGGGGGCATCTATAACCTCACTGCCTCCATTATCCAAGGAAGTACTGCTACTTCATTTTATAGTAGTTAAGAAGGTGTGTGATAACCTAATTCTAATGTTGGGACTAGGATCTCAACCCATAGATTCCCTGAAGCAGTAGTGAGAGAATGAGAAATGTTGGTTTAAGCAAAACCCCTAAACACCAGTGCATAGTAGctatgattaattaaaaaaaaaatcttctgcatATCGTTAACTGAAACAATAATTCTTACATTCAATTAGTCAGAAATCAATGATATATCAATCAAATGAGCTCTTAAATGCCTTTTCTGGCATTACTAAGGCCCTAAGTATTATTCTAGAAacatgtagatttttaaaaactttttcctttcataaatgaaaacatgtttattaatatatatatttaaatataaagctgagagccagtttggtctagtgggctaaaaaccaggagtctgtgagttctagtcccaccctaggcatgaaagccggctgggtgaccttgggccagtcactctctctcagcccaactcggtgcaatgtagactagcctcctcgtggtgcatcctgggcaacgtgacttgtcacggctaaatagtctacacatctggctgctggacctcacaaggatttcccagcaagaaaaagcagcaggaacaccgaactgctatgccatacgatgaaaataaataaataaataaagctgaccTTCTTTTTAACACCAAGTTCATAAACAACTTCTTTCTCTTCATCTCTCATTATTGGAACCTTTGATGTATTACCAACAAGGACACGGCTACGAATAACAGGCAACAGGTCAAAACAAGCTTCGGAAATTTTTTCCAGTGCTACAGTCACAGCCCAGCTATCAGGATCCTCTGTTTTCTCCATTTCCAAAAGCAATTCTGAATTACAGTCACCTGTTGACTTAGTAGCATCCCCactgtccagacagtcaccatcAGGGGTGCACCGTATGTCACCATCTGACAGCTTTTCCTTGCAGAGATTCAGGGTTGATAACTTGCTATCTAGACGTGGTCTTTTGACACTCTTTGTTATAGTCACAGATGGCAACTTCCTTTTCCCAGTCTCATATACACTGGAGAGCAGCTTCTCTGGATCAGATTTAAATCTGATCCCTGTTTTCACAAAAGCAGTTGATGTGGAAGCAATTGCTTTAAAGCCACTGATTTGTTGGATGCCCTTCCCATCTAGAGAAGACGACCTACTAAACTGAATGTTACCTTTCAGGATATTGAGAGTTCTTGCTCGAGCAGATAACTCTGGATACATACTGTCCAAAATTTTCACAGAATTTTCCTGAGGTACAGATGGAACGGAATTACCAGCTGTAGATGAAGGAAGTCTACCTGGAACAGGAAGGGCATGTTTGGGAGTAGTGGAACAAAACTGAAGAGGGGAAGATAAAATTCTCTGACGTACGGACATTTCAGAGGGTGATAAAGTAGTAAATGCAgaagatgacgatgatgatgaagACTTGCGTTTTGGGGTCTCTGACAGTGTTGATGTTAGAGGAGGAACTGGAGTTTTATGTAAAGGAGAAATCAATTCATCAAGCGGAGATGGTAAGGAAGATTGGCTTGAAATGGACGCTACAGGAGAAATGGGCTGAACAGTTCTTGGAGGGGTAGCTATCAAAGGTGGAAGCAAGGGAGGTAATGGTGGACCCATCTCTTGCATAATTTTTGTTAAAGTTTTTGGATAATATTTAGCTGGTGTAGAAGTATCTGCATTGGCTAGAATGGTTTCAGCTAGTTGCATAGGctgatttttccttttcctcttacaGATAGATATGCACTGGAGATGGTTATCATCACCATCAGTAATCTCTGCCTGTGTTTTAATCATGACAGAGTCTGAAGAGTTGAATGTCTGCTCTACTCTATTCTTTGCAAAAGCAAGTAGCGGTTCCAATTTTTCTGATagcactttttgttgtttattattagAATTGGAAGACTCGGAGATAGGTGATATAGATGTCCAGGTGGTTTTAGATGCAATACTTTGTTCATCATTATTTACATCATGCCTCTTGTTATGGCATATATCAGTACCATCATCATCGTGACAAATTGTGAAACAACTTTGCCCCAGACCTGAGCTAGATTCTGAAGAGGAAATGCTCTTTTGTTCCACATTCAGTTTTTCTACAAGTAAGTCACAGTGGACTTGCCCATCACTAGGGTACTTTGTATGCAGTGCAACTATATCATCATTAACATCTGGATCACTCACAGGTGACTTCCCAGAGATAGTTTTGTTATTTAAGTCCTGACTTGGCAATAAAGTAACTaatgaaacattttttcccatttgcttCTCTTCTAACTTTTCTACTGCTGAGCAGGCCTCTGTTTTTAAGGTTGTATTTTCATTAGTGCAGGGCCATGCTGCTGCATACAAATGTTCCCATGTCTTTTCAATCACTTCATTCACATAGGAGCCAGTGTCACCTACTTCAGCTTTTCTATCTTTTGAGCATTCCTCTCCTGGGACCACAGGGGACATCTCATGTCTAGCACCATCTGAAGAACTTGTACTGGATAAAAGACTAGCTTCACTGTTTTTGATAGAACAAGATATATCTCTGGACACTGTACATCCTGGATGTGTTTTTGTGCAATTCACCTTTCTTAAAGGGTAAAATTCTTCTGACGAATCTGAGACAGATGAATTCATAACTGCAACAGAATTTTCTAACATATTTATTTCATCTATTCCTCTAGACCTTATTTCAGTGCTCAATATAGTATTCGCTTCCTTAGCTGTTTTTTCATCAATATATTCTACAGTATCATTCCCTGACAGCATGTCTAAATTCTTATCCCCAGGAATAAGCTCCTCATGACTCAGCAGCAATTTGTTTTCTACACAAATATCTATGCTGTTAATACTGTTTGGACTAGATGCCTCAGAAGATAGCATTTCTGAATTTTCTCTACTGCAACTTTTAGTAGTAACTGATGCCTGGGGCTTGCTGAAATCATTTTTGTCTTGTTCAATATCCATTTCATCTTTCTTATTACAAGGACTGTGATAATCCCAGTTTATCTCCCTCAGGTTCAACAGTTTATCTCCCTCAGATGCCACAGTTTTGCCCTCAGATGCCACAGTTTTTGACTTTTCATTCTTCCAACTTTCTTCAGAATTATGTTGATCAACACAATCAGAATTTTCTTTGTTGGGGGAGGAAGAAGCAATGCATTTTGGAATAGAAGATGGTGGGTTTGCAGCTTCAATGTTTTGGCTATTTCTGCTGAAAAAATCAACTTTGACTTCAAAATTGGAAGCAGTGACATCCACAGATTCCATATTTGCCTCAGAATCACCTGTCACAATAACAGACAAACCTGAttcaatttcttcattttctccCTGTGATATATTTTGTATAGGCTGAACTGTACCTTTGCCCCTGTTTTCTACTGAAGCTACTTCATCTGATGCAGAGCAATCATAATTCATCCCTTTCTCTTCCATGGCATACTTTTTTGTATCAGACAGCTCATTTATGATCATTGtgctatttttttcaatttgCAAAGGTCCATGGATCAAACCAGGTGAATCTATGTTTACATATAGAGTTTTAATACATGTGTTTTCACTTAATCCTGCTGTAAGAGATTGTATAGTTCCCATTTCAGCTAGTTTCTTTGATTCACAATTTATCTCCATAAGCGTTTTTCTTAGTGGCTGTAAGTCTTCCATGTAACTATTTAAACTATTCCCAATTCCTTCTACTTTGGACATGTTCTTGGGTTTAATGTCTGCATTTTCAACCTGCCCCAGTTGTGGAGCATTTTCAGTGACATTCTCCAATTCAAGGGACTCATGACTTGCTTCAATAAGTCCCTCAGACTTCAACAAAGAGTCTTCAGCAATAGATGCTGGGGTTGGTAACTTGTTGGTATTGCCGTTGCAAGTTGATTCCTCTTGTGGTGATTTAATAGACTTTTTTTCATCAAGTAACTGCTTTAATTGTAGGAATTCTTCCTTTTGTGTATCTTCTAACTTTGTTCCCTCAGTAGTTCCATCAGCCACATTTTTTGTGGGCTTATCACTCATGGCCTCAATTATTTCGCCACCATGATATGATGATTGTTTCAAACCACCAGTTAATGTTGCAATATCTGAATTTGATTTCAAAACATCCACTAATTCATTCTTTCCATTTAtctcatttccattttgtttgctGCATATCTCCTCTATAGAATGAGGTTCATGGGATGCTTCCAAAGAATTAACACTCTTTTCAATAGATTCTGTAAACGTTATCCTGCCACCTGGTTGCTGGACTTCCTCACAAAGATGATTTGTTTCAGGAAGGAATTTACAGTTACtgacattctttttttcctctattaATGGTTCACTATTTCCTTCAGTTGCCATATTTTGTTCATTTACTGTTATATGTTCAGTGTGCTTTTCACAAAGAAGTCTTGCTTTTCCTGAGTAAGATTCTGTCTGGTGGTCCTCAGAAATACTTTCCAACACTCCTCCTTCTTTATCATTAGATGGATCCTTAACATTTTGAG encodes:
- the ICE1 gene encoding little elongation complex subunit 1 isoform X1, which gives rise to MMPGETPPAANTTAIAAEAATACANCGALQQNLNEYVAALIALKQKIIDADHLLAEYQQKCTQLQFAKRENSTLHHQVEQMFQKISPLKKCQEELGTVKAELEEKKSSLKIYQETHLEYVRVKEEMDKSDSVKKKLETKVKKLEEAAAKHTQEFKQLKAEKKVLEKELKKAQEKIDGFPNRKQKKVLKNAETQSESENLVANLDKEKIKLLLEELWQCIESSTGKKQINKCEHVLETRRKTKTVQNPEKVKKSEGAWISNCSLEPSTMLTSPTSLKIKLDKKSAGNSRLIENTFMETTEANNSSSAFDEDRCLEAFTEADFSTSNMDLLNKEQEEFGESLQDVLKWLRPLPPLLSPIQFSPAATPDTLFGDITDSSDDEMEENAQTLENIIEECDEDKPASKALHLTEFCSHILNNSSIKTDPQEPHERSKKLENKESVLLPNFMYTTSKYLNESNAKPKDEEKQLKENSDFVQIHTAPEVVSPSTENLSEKMINVTETKDQIFSEHVLEETNDFIQKEEKKKLIETEEDVWGQSPKGGEQQQTKEPILTAENTPVASQNVKDPSNDKEGGVLESISEDHQTESYSGKARLLCEKHTEHITVNEQNMATEGNSEPLIEEKKNVSNCKFLPETNHLCEEVQQPGGRITFTESIEKSVNSLEASHEPHSIEEICSKQNGNEINGKNELVDVLKSNSDIATLTGGLKQSSYHGGEIIEAMSDKPTKNVADGTTEGTKLEDTQKEEFLQLKQLLDEKKSIKSPQEESTCNGNTNKLPTPASIAEDSLLKSEGLIEASHESLELENVTENAPQLGQVENADIKPKNMSKVEGIGNSLNSYMEDLQPLRKTLMEINCESKKLAEMGTIQSLTAGLSENTCIKTLYVNIDSPGLIHGPLQIEKNSTMIINELSDTKKYAMEEKGMNYDCSASDEVASVENRGKGTVQPIQNISQGENEEIESGLSVIVTGDSEANMESVDVTASNFEVKVDFFSRNSQNIEAANPPSSIPKCIASSSPNKENSDCVDQHNSEESWKNEKSKTVASEGKTVASEGDKLLNLREINWDYHSPCNKKDEMDIEQDKNDFSKPQASVTTKSCSRENSEMLSSEASSPNSINSIDICVENKLLLSHEELIPGDKNLDMLSGNDTVEYIDEKTAKEANTILSTEIRSRGIDEINMLENSVAVMNSSVSDSSEEFYPLRKVNCTKTHPGCTVSRDISCSIKNSEASLLSSTSSSDGARHEMSPVVPGEECSKDRKAEVGDTGSYVNEVIEKTWEHLYAAAWPCTNENTTLKTEACSAVEKLEEKQMGKNVSLVTLLPSQDLNNKTISGKSPVSDPDVNDDIVALHTKYPSDGQVHCDLLVEKLNVEQKSISSSESSSGLGQSCFTICHDDDGTDICHNKRHDVNNDEQSIASKTTWTSISPISESSNSNNKQQKVLSEKLEPLLAFAKNRVEQTFNSSDSVMIKTQAEITDGDDNHLQCISICKRKRKNQPMQLAETILANADTSTPAKYYPKTLTKIMQEMGPPLPPLLPPLIATPPRTVQPISPVASISSQSSLPSPLDELISPLHKTPVPPLTSTLSETPKRKSSSSSSSSAFTTLSPSEMSVRQRILSSPLQFCSTTPKHALPVPGRLPSSTAGNSVPSVPQENSVKILDSMYPELSARARTLNILKGNIQFSRSSSLDGKGIQQISGFKAIASTSTAFVKTGIRFKSDPEKLLSSVYETGKRKLPSVTITKSVKRPRLDSKLSTLNLCKEKLSDGDIRCTPDGDCLDSGDATKSTGDCNSELLLEMEKTEDPDSWAVTVALEKISEACFDLLPVIRSRVLVGNTSKVPIMRDEEKEVVYELGVKKKSLAEPALQAILTKLKKQKMSLGHNYIQALCRVYVGICCQLGDLEKARLFCYTLLKEDFPRSDQLILFIANIWSEVFSSESVINKAIQLVARQRAKGDVLKCLKTYLSWEENAPVDISMMISSLLWAIQLCPQMEFQLSEKYGEDLKENTWQYVFAIDLLCSYQKWCWTHDNIISKELWPIMDNWIKNRNSNGSISSSSDIIIATVLRLIGRLGQIGLREGFFPAVENISSVIGVFLQHAKEKDVAWGVQLAAAYALFDLGPSNPSRILEAIHAWKAVNTISLPPTVLNGIAEVSSLLTCTGRTEDC
- the ICE1 gene encoding little elongation complex subunit 1 isoform X2, whose product is MMPGETPPAANTTAIAAEAATACANCGALQQNLNEYVAALIALKQKIIDADHLLAEYQQKCTQLQFAKRENSTLHHQVEQMFQKISPLKKCQEELGTVKAELEEKKSSLKIYQETHLEYVRVKEEMDKSDSVKKKLETKVKKLEEAAAKHTQEFKQLKAEKKVLEKELKKAQEKIDGFPNRKQKKVLKNAETQSESENLVANLDKEKIKLLLEELWQCIESSTGKKQINKCEHVLETVQNPEKVKKSEGAWISNCSLEPSTMLTSPTSLKIKLDKKSAGNSRLIENTFMETTEANNSSSAFDEDRCLEAFTEADFSTSNMDLLNKEQEEFGESLQDVLKWLRPLPPLLSPIQFSPAATPDTLFGDITDSSDDEMEENAQTLENIIEECDEDKPASKALHLTEFCSHILNNSSIKTDPQEPHERSKKLENKESVLLPNFMYTTSKYLNESNAKPKDEEKQLKENSDFVQIHTAPEVVSPSTENLSEKMINVTETKDQIFSEHVLEETNDFIQKEEKKKLIETEEDVWGQSPKGGEQQQTKEPILTAENTPVASQNVKDPSNDKEGGVLESISEDHQTESYSGKARLLCEKHTEHITVNEQNMATEGNSEPLIEEKKNVSNCKFLPETNHLCEEVQQPGGRITFTESIEKSVNSLEASHEPHSIEEICSKQNGNEINGKNELVDVLKSNSDIATLTGGLKQSSYHGGEIIEAMSDKPTKNVADGTTEGTKLEDTQKEEFLQLKQLLDEKKSIKSPQEESTCNGNTNKLPTPASIAEDSLLKSEGLIEASHESLELENVTENAPQLGQVENADIKPKNMSKVEGIGNSLNSYMEDLQPLRKTLMEINCESKKLAEMGTIQSLTAGLSENTCIKTLYVNIDSPGLIHGPLQIEKNSTMIINELSDTKKYAMEEKGMNYDCSASDEVASVENRGKGTVQPIQNISQGENEEIESGLSVIVTGDSEANMESVDVTASNFEVKVDFFSRNSQNIEAANPPSSIPKCIASSSPNKENSDCVDQHNSEESWKNEKSKTVASEGKTVASEGDKLLNLREINWDYHSPCNKKDEMDIEQDKNDFSKPQASVTTKSCSRENSEMLSSEASSPNSINSIDICVENKLLLSHEELIPGDKNLDMLSGNDTVEYIDEKTAKEANTILSTEIRSRGIDEINMLENSVAVMNSSVSDSSEEFYPLRKVNCTKTHPGCTVSRDISCSIKNSEASLLSSTSSSDGARHEMSPVVPGEECSKDRKAEVGDTGSYVNEVIEKTWEHLYAAAWPCTNENTTLKTEACSAVEKLEEKQMGKNVSLVTLLPSQDLNNKTISGKSPVSDPDVNDDIVALHTKYPSDGQVHCDLLVEKLNVEQKSISSSESSSGLGQSCFTICHDDDGTDICHNKRHDVNNDEQSIASKTTWTSISPISESSNSNNKQQKVLSEKLEPLLAFAKNRVEQTFNSSDSVMIKTQAEITDGDDNHLQCISICKRKRKNQPMQLAETILANADTSTPAKYYPKTLTKIMQEMGPPLPPLLPPLIATPPRTVQPISPVASISSQSSLPSPLDELISPLHKTPVPPLTSTLSETPKRKSSSSSSSSAFTTLSPSEMSVRQRILSSPLQFCSTTPKHALPVPGRLPSSTAGNSVPSVPQENSVKILDSMYPELSARARTLNILKGNIQFSRSSSLDGKGIQQISGFKAIASTSTAFVKTGIRFKSDPEKLLSSVYETGKRKLPSVTITKSVKRPRLDSKLSTLNLCKEKLSDGDIRCTPDGDCLDSGDATKSTGDCNSELLLEMEKTEDPDSWAVTVALEKISEACFDLLPVIRSRVLVGNTSKVPIMRDEEKEVVYELGVKKKSLAEPALQAILTKLKKQKMSLGHNYIQALCRVYVGICCQLGDLEKARLFCYTLLKEDFPRSDQLILFIANIWSEVFSSESVINKAIQLVARQRAKGDVLKCLKTYLSWEENAPVDISMMISSLLWAIQLCPQMEFQLSEKYGEDLKENTWQYVFAIDLLCSYQKWCWTHDNIISKELWPIMDNWIKNRNSNGSISSSSDIIIATVLRLIGRLGQIGLREGFFPAVENISSVIGVFLQHAKEKDVAWGVQLAAAYALFDLGPSNPSRILEAIHAWKAVNTISLPPTVLNGIAEVSSLLTCTGRTEDC